Proteins encoded within one genomic window of Megalopta genalis isolate 19385.01 chromosome 10, iyMegGena1_principal, whole genome shotgun sequence:
- the Toll-6 gene encoding toll-like receptor 6: protein MRGLVGPPALAGRHRGPASTLTLACYYCLLIPVCHVLAVTSELPPRLDLPEHCSWESRQDGAVTCVHQTVGGESLKTNFSQATSEYVTSVNVVCENTDALDAGALNVDGFVQLWRLRSLRLTGCKLVHWPAKVLSGLRDLRNLTVRSLNGRKGKYSLELESGAFDAVPQIEKIDLSWNNIWQIPEHLFCPLSNLLTLNVSWNMLNDISELGFRDMAEKHPRRPTDSTASPYPCSLDVQSLDVSNNQISVLPAYGFSSLKRLKVLNMSNNAIAMVADKALQGLRSLETFDLSGNRIVALPMEMFREAAKSLKELRLQNNSISALSPGLVADMNQLVALDLSRNALTSSWLNSATFSGLIRLVLLNLSHNRISKLDPALFKDLFTLQILNLQYNEIETIPADTFAPMNNLHTLDLAYNRLSYLDAYSLNGLFALSLLSLDSNQLEGIHPDAFRNCSSMQDLNLSGNNLDSIPVALKDMTLLRTLDLGENQIRSLNRPGFRGMSSLYGLRMIGNEIANVTAEDFAELPALQILNLARNKIDTVEDGTFAANRALQAIRLDSNLLEDVSGVFTGSPGLLWLNMSDNLIVHFDYGFLPEKLQWMDLHKNLIMDLGVAPQGMRLQTLDVSFNRLTRIHSRSIPDSIELLFVNDNLIQTVEPQTFFDKKNLTRVDLYANQIVKMNLSAFQLTQVPAHRQLPEFYIGGNPFICDCTTEWLQRINSLPLRQHPRVMDLESVYCRLPYDRHKSFIPLLEAKPSQFLCTYKAHCFALCHCCDFDACDCEMTCPTNCTCYHDQSWSANVVDCSNSGYKTLPGRLPMDATEVYLDGNNFGELNSHSFIGRKNLQILYANDSNIIAIRNHTFSGLKRLVVLHLENNKISVLNGVELMPLENLKELYLQNNLLAYIDNGTFVPLRQLEVLRLENNRLGTFAVWQLGQNPYLVDIGLSSNPWGCECSYLDRVREWMSRNRAKISDWRSVTCSLGMPITLPANGSAINCAALTGTTSVIETRPLETYLPLLLATAVLIFAMVALVCGAFKHRRALRTWAASRCGLRACYKTAAFEDQEKPFDAYISYSAVDEAFVSTILVPNLETSYRLCLHYRDLGAGSNVADAVTEAADSSRRTILVLSKNFLHGEWARFEFKAALRDALKGKGRSVILLLVGGVCPRDLDADLNKRISSHTVLVWGDKLFWQKLRFAMPDVSPIPVLERPLPLPPPPPPPAQHQWT, encoded by the coding sequence ATGCGTGGCCTGGTCGGCCCCCCCGCCCTGGCGGGCCGGCACCGTGGCCCGGCGTCGACGCTGACGTTGGCCTGCTACTACTGTCTCCTGATCCCGGTGTGCCACGTGCTCGCGGTGACCAGCGAGCTGCCGCCCAGGCTCGACCTGCCGGAGCACTGCTCGTGGGAGTCGCGGCAGGACGGCGCGGTCACCTGCGTGCACCAGACCGTGGGTGGCGAGAGCTTGAAGACCAACTTCTCCCAGGCGACCAGCGAGTACGTGACCTCGGTGAACGTCGTCTGCGAGAACACCGACGCCCTGGACGCGGGCGCGCTGAACGTCGACGGATTCGTGCAGCTCTGGCGGCTGAGATCGCTGAGGCTGACGGGGTGCAAGCTGGTCCACTGGCCGGCGAAAGTGCTCAGCGGGCTGCGGGACCTCCGGAATCTGACGGTGCGCAGCCTGAACGGCCGGAAGGGCAAGTACAGCCTGGAATTGGAGAGCGGCGCGTTCGACGCGGTCCCGCAGATCGAGAAGATCGATCTCTCGTGGAACAACATCTGGCAGATCCCGGAGCACTTGTTCTGTCCGCTGTCGAACCTGCTCACGCTGAACGTCTCCTGGAACATGCTGAACGACATCTCCGAGCTAGGGTTCAGAGACATGGCCGAGAAACATCCACGGCGACCAACGGACTCGACCGCGTCGCCGTACCCGTGCTCGTTGGACGTGCAATCGCTGGACGTGTCCAATAATCAAATCTCCGTGCTGCCCGCGTACGGGTTCTCGTCGCTGAAACGGCTGAAGGTGCTGAACATGTCGAACAACGCGATCGCGATGGTGGCGGACAAGGCTCTTCAAGGGCTCCGCTCCCTGGAGACGTTCGATCTGTCCGGGAACCGTATCGTCGCGCTGCCGATGGAAATGTTCCGGGAAGCGGCGAAATCGTTGAAGGAGCTACGGCTGCAGAACAATTCGATCAGCGCCCTGTCGCCCGGGCTGGTGGCGGACATGAACCAGCTGGTGGCGCTGGACCTGTCCAGGAACGCGTTGACCAGCTCCTGGCTGAACTCCGCGACGTTCTCCGGGCTTATTCGTTTGGTCCTTTTGAACCTGTCCCATAATCGGATCAGCAAGCTGGACCCGGCGCTGTTCAAAGACCTGTTCACCCTTCAGATACTGAACCTCCAGTACAACGAGATCGAGACGATACCGGCGGACACGTTCGCGCCGATGAATAATCTGCACACGCTAGATTTAGCGTACAATCGATTATCTTATCTGGACGCGTACTCCCTGAACGGCTTGTTCGCGCTCTCCCTTCTCTCGCTGGACTCTAATCAGCTCGAAGGAATCCATCCGGATGCCTTTCGGAATTGTTCCAGTATGCAGGACCTGAATCTGTCCGGGAACAATCTGGACAGCATACCGGTCGCCCTCAAAGACATGACGTTGCTGCGGACGCTGGACCTCGGCGAGAATCAGATCAGGAGCCTGAACCGGCCGGGTTTCCGCGGTATGTCGAGCCTCTATGGATTAAGGATGATCGGGAACGAGATCGCGAACGTGACCGCCGAGGATTTCGCGGAGTTGCCCGCGTTGCAGATCTTGAATTTGGCACGGAACAAGATCGACACGGTCGAGGACGGTACGTTCGCGGCGAATCGGGCCTTGCAGGCGATCCGGCTCGACTCGAATCTGTTGGAGGACGTGTCCGGCGTGTTCACAGGCTCGCCCGGCCTGCTCTGGCTGAACATGTCCGACAACCTGATCGTGCACTTCGATTACGGTTTCCTGCCGGAGAAATTGCAGTGGATGGATCTCCATAAAAATCTGATTATGGATCTCGGCGTCGCGCCACAGGGGATGAGATTGCAGACGCTCGACGTGTCGTTCAACCGGCTAACGAGGATCCACTCGCGGTCGATACCGGACTCGATCGAGCTTCTGTTCGTCAACGACAATCTGATACAGACCGTCGAGCCGCAGACCTTTTTCGACAAGAAGAACCTGACCAGGGTGGACCTATACGCGAACCAGATCGTCAAGATGAACCTGTCGGCGTTCCAGCTGACCCAGGTGCCGGCCCACAGGCAACTGCCGGAGTTTTACATCGGCGGGAACCCGTTCATCTGCGACTGCACCACCGAATGGCTGCAGAGGATCAACTCGTTGCCGTTGAGACAGCACCCGAGGGTGATGGACCTGGAGTCGGTCTACTGCCGGCTACCATACGACCGGCACAAATCGTTCATACCGTTGCTCGAGGCGAAACCGTCCCAGTTCCTCTGCACGTACAAGGCGCACTGCTTCGCGCTCTGTCATTGCTGCGACTTCGACGCCTGCGACTGCGAGATGACCTGCCCGACCAACTGTACTTGCTACCACGATCAATCCTGGTCGGCGAACGTGGTCGACTGCTCCAACTCCGGCTACAAGACTCTGCCGGGACGATTACCCATGGACGCGACCGAGGTCTACCTGGACGGCAACAACTTCGGCGAGTTGAACTCCCACTCGTTCATCGGCCGCAAGAACCTGCAGATCCTGTACGCGAACGACAGCAACATCATCGCGATTCGCAATCACACGTTCAGCGGCCTGAAGCGGCTGGTGGTGCTCCACctggagaacaacaagatcagcgtGCTGAACGGCGTCGAGCTGATGCCGCTCGAGAACCTGAAGGAGCTCTACTTGCAGAACAATCTGCTGGCGTACATCGACAACGGCACGTTCGTCCCGCTGCGGCAGCTGGAGGTGCTGCGGTTGGAGAACAACCGGCTTGGCACTTTCGCCGTGTGGCAGCTCGGCCAGAACCCGTACCTGGTGGACATCGGGCTGTCCAGCAACCCCTGGGGCTGCGAGTGCTCGTATCTGGACCGGGTGCGCGAGTGGATGTCCCGTAACCGGGCGAAGATCAGCGACTGGAGGAGCGTCACCTGTTCCCTCGGCATGCCTATCACCCTGCCGGCGAACGGCTCGGCCATAAATTGCGCGGCGTTGACCGGCACGACCTCGGTGATCGAGACGCGGCCGCTCGAGACTTATCTGCCGCTACTGCTGGCTACCGCGGTGCTGATATTCGCGATGGTGGCGCTGGTCTGCGGCGCCTTCAAGCATCGCCGGGCCCTGAGGACATGGGCGGCGAGCAGATGCGGCCTGAGGGCCTGCTACAAGACGGCTGCGTTCGAGGACCAGGAGAAACCTTTCGACGCCTACATTTCCTACTCGGCGGTGGACGAAGCGTTCGTCTCGACGATCCTCGTGCCGAACCTCGAGACATCGTACCGGCTGTGCCTGCACTATCGGGACCTAGGAGCCGGCAGCAACGTCGCGGACGCGGTCACCGAGGCCGCGGACTCCTCCAGGCGCACCATCCTCGTGCTGTCCAAGAACTTTCTGCACGGCGAGTGGGCCAGGTTCGAGTTTAAAGCAGCGCTCAGGGACGCTCTGAAAGGGAAGGGACGCTCGGTGATCCTGCTCCTGGTGGGCGGTGTGTGCCCTCGGGATCTCGACGCCGATCTCAACAAGAGGATCTCCTCGCACACCGTGCTGGTGTGGGGGGACAAGTTGTTTTGGCAGAAGTTAAGGTTCGCCATGCCGGACGTGTCCCCCATACCCGTTCTCGAGAGACCGCTGCcgttgccgccgccgccgccgcccccgGCGCAGCATCAATGGACGTAG